From Amycolatopsis cihanbeyliensis, a single genomic window includes:
- a CDS encoding ATP-binding protein gives MSDRQDTFGAELRRLRLAAGLSLTRLAERVHYSKGYLSKVETGAAAPNMSLALLCDAEFHTAGALVALVPDGRQRRQQVPRPPAPSLPAPPPVTAHFTGRARELGQIRAVLLDDGAVASRVCVLSGMAGVGKTTLAARVAHRLEGRFTDGCLFLDLRGHTPDATEVSPAEALDRCLRVLGVPGEEIPRDVDDRAGVYRNRLRGRRFLIVLDNVRSARQVVPLLPAEPNCRVLVTSRNRLHALDDAQHIMLDTMPEAEAAALFRRVVGTALPPPGTDEHTDRLLARIGDRCGRLPLAVRIAAARYRGNPTWTPDELATRLADEQARLVLLDDGERSVTAAFRLSYHGLPVEQRHMFTVLALHPGQDIDLRAAGVLAGIDLTAAERALTGLHDANLLVQRAPDRYQFHDLLRVFATHGAVPPPQRQAAVGRLIDFALAGAERASALLAPHRSRPEVRLGPLPVEPAPLRDIDAALAWFTAEWPNLVALCRLAAEGGPRERCWQLAFSLRDFFFLTKLRQPWIETHSLAVAAAKEAGDDLARAGSLNNLGVPHLELGDLDAAAACYREALGLFRALGDGPGISGALANNAWVTHHRGEHQAAVRDLRLALDFYERHGLPRNAAITLRGIALIEAESGAVEHAVEHALTALRSCQELGLDLDAAMTLNCLGLAYYRSGRWDQAARAYRQARTLGEGVGSRHETARAETGLGNLAAARGDRAAAERHWTRARQHYPDLSTLRVAEARDRLAERSRTVTTEEAAEA, from the coding sequence ATGAGCGACCGGCAGGACACCTTCGGCGCCGAACTGCGCCGGTTACGGCTCGCCGCGGGCCTGTCCCTGACCCGTCTCGCGGAGCGGGTGCACTACAGCAAGGGCTACCTGAGCAAGGTGGAAACCGGCGCCGCGGCGCCGAACATGTCGCTCGCCCTGCTGTGTGACGCCGAGTTCCATACCGCGGGCGCGCTGGTCGCGCTCGTACCGGACGGCAGGCAACGACGGCAACAGGTGCCACGGCCACCCGCTCCCTCGCTGCCCGCTCCGCCCCCGGTCACGGCGCACTTCACCGGCCGGGCGCGGGAACTCGGACAGATCCGAGCCGTGCTGCTGGACGACGGTGCCGTCGCGTCGCGGGTCTGCGTGCTCAGCGGGATGGCCGGGGTGGGTAAGACCACGCTGGCCGCGCGGGTGGCGCATCGGCTCGAGGGCCGGTTCACCGACGGATGCCTGTTCCTGGACCTGCGCGGTCACACCCCCGACGCCACCGAGGTGTCCCCCGCCGAGGCACTCGACCGTTGCCTGCGGGTGCTGGGTGTGCCAGGGGAGGAGATTCCCCGCGATGTCGACGACCGCGCGGGTGTCTACCGGAACCGGTTGCGCGGCAGACGTTTCCTCATCGTGCTGGACAACGTGCGCAGCGCGCGGCAGGTCGTGCCCCTGCTACCCGCGGAACCGAACTGCCGCGTGCTGGTCACCAGCCGGAACCGGTTGCACGCCCTGGATGACGCGCAGCACATCATGCTGGACACCATGCCGGAGGCCGAGGCGGCCGCGCTGTTCCGGCGCGTCGTGGGCACCGCTCTGCCGCCGCCCGGCACGGACGAGCACACGGACCGGCTGCTGGCCCGGATCGGCGATCGGTGTGGCAGGTTGCCGCTCGCGGTCCGCATCGCCGCCGCCCGCTACCGCGGCAACCCCACCTGGACCCCGGACGAGCTGGCCACCCGGCTCGCCGACGAGCAGGCCAGGTTGGTCCTGCTGGACGACGGCGAGCGGAGCGTCACCGCCGCCTTCCGCCTCTCCTATCACGGCCTGCCCGTGGAGCAGCGGCACATGTTCACCGTGCTCGCCCTGCATCCGGGTCAGGACATCGACCTCCGCGCGGCCGGCGTGCTGGCCGGCATCGACCTGACCGCGGCCGAGCGGGCACTCACCGGGCTGCACGACGCCAACCTGCTCGTCCAGCGGGCGCCGGACCGGTACCAGTTCCACGACCTGCTCCGCGTCTTCGCCACGCACGGCGCGGTACCACCACCGCAACGGCAGGCCGCGGTCGGCAGGCTGATCGACTTCGCACTTGCCGGGGCCGAGCGCGCCTCCGCCCTGCTGGCCCCGCACCGCAGCAGACCGGAAGTGCGCCTCGGCCCGCTGCCCGTCGAGCCCGCACCGCTGCGGGACATCGACGCCGCGCTCGCCTGGTTCACCGCGGAGTGGCCCAACCTCGTCGCGCTGTGCAGGCTGGCCGCCGAGGGCGGGCCGCGGGAGCGGTGCTGGCAGTTGGCATTCAGCCTGCGGGACTTCTTCTTCCTGACCAAGCTGCGGCAGCCATGGATCGAGACGCACTCTCTCGCCGTTGCCGCGGCGAAGGAGGCGGGGGACGACCTCGCCCGCGCGGGCAGCCTGAACAACCTCGGCGTTCCCCATCTCGAACTCGGGGATCTGGACGCGGCGGCGGCTTGCTACCGGGAGGCGCTCGGGCTCTTCCGCGCACTCGGCGACGGCCCGGGTATCAGCGGCGCCCTGGCCAACAACGCATGGGTGACCCACCATCGCGGCGAGCACCAGGCGGCTGTGCGGGACCTGCGCCTCGCGCTGGATTTCTACGAGCGGCACGGGTTACCGCGCAACGCGGCCATCACCCTGCGCGGTATCGCCCTGATCGAGGCCGAGTCCGGGGCGGTCGAGCACGCGGTGGAGCACGCCCTGACCGCCTTGCGTTCCTGCCAGGAGCTCGGACTGGACCTGGACGCCGCGATGACACTGAACTGCCTGGGACTGGCGTACTACCGGTCCGGTCGGTGGGACCAGGCAGCGCGGGCCTACCGGCAGGCTCGCACCCTGGGCGAGGGCGTCGGGAGCCGGCACGAGACGGCGCGTGCGGAGACCGGCCTCGGCAACCTCGCCGCGGCGCGGGGCGATCGGGCCGCGGCGGAACGGCACTGGACCCGGGCACGGCAGCACTACCCGGATCTGAGCACGCTGCGGGTGGCCGAGGCCCGTGACCGGCTCGCCGAGCGGTCGCGAACCGTCACCACTGAGGAAGCGGCCGAGGCGTGA
- a CDS encoding UDP-N-acetylglucosamine 2-epimerase, producing MSDSGGLQEEASVLKRPVVVVRRSTERPEAEGTFSVRAEPGGRRDTLLRQRTGSIGERLRGLRRSPRPTGTERRRGGCSPRWRRCCMPVPCRPSWTASEVRRSPTVAHDLRLYGPCFPPCAETGNALFRQCRPVILRVREFREDSTNRLAVAHSTGQEGSFP from the coding sequence GTGTCGGATTCCGGCGGTTTGCAGGAGGAAGCCAGCGTGCTCAAGCGGCCGGTCGTGGTGGTGCGGCGCAGCACCGAGCGTCCGGAAGCGGAAGGCACGTTCAGCGTACGGGCCGAACCGGGCGGGCGGCGCGACACGCTACTGCGGCAGCGGACCGGATCAATAGGCGAGCGGTTACGGGGGTTGCGTCGATCCCCTCGCCCTACGGGGACGGAACGGCGTCGCGGCGGGTGCTCGCCGCGATGGAGACGATGCTGCATGCCGGTGCCGTGCCGACCGAGCTGGACAGCGTCTGAGGTCCGGCGATCGCCGACAGTTGCCCACGACCTGCGGCTGTACGGTCCGTGTTTCCCGCCCTGTGCGGAAACAGGAAACGCGTTGTTTCGGCAATGCCGGCCGGTCATCCTTCGGGTAAGGGAATTTCGGGAGGATTCGACAAACCGCCTCGCGGTGGCCCATTCGACCGGCCAGGAAGGTAGTTTCCCATGA
- a CDS encoding LamG domain-containing protein: MPSASGRSVLRRTTTTGRLSTLASSCKPPESDTISPPDRYRGALFFADSIRGCIWSMPLDEQGEPDPSRTEPFLSDLSMPVKLYTGPEGDLLYLSFTGANGGSLHRVPYRAPAATALSDASDTATSTHPPGPRGLVAEYGFNEGDGEVAVDSGGHRNHGELSGPLRVSGGRYGDGLWFDGVDDWVEVPASRSLAAPWFTVELWTLPSSFRDRWQIGALRGSQRDIEYGLYPSTPDKGPGAVATPRRHRNELTTDEFISVDEWTHLALTYDGRALRLYVNGTQVREQEARGAVWPSDPALWFGGTPAGEDLLHGILDEIGVYNRALSPAEIAKDMERPVD, translated from the coding sequence GTGCCTTCCGCTTCCGGACGCTCGGTGCTGCGCCGCACCACCACGACCGGCCGCTTGAGCACGCTGGCTTCCTCCTGCAAACCGCCGGAATCCGACACGATCAGCCCTCCCGACCGGTATCGCGGCGCGTTGTTCTTCGCCGACAGCATTCGTGGCTGCATCTGGTCGATGCCGCTGGACGAGCAGGGTGAACCCGATCCGAGCAGGACGGAGCCGTTCCTCAGCGACCTGAGCATGCCCGTGAAGCTCTACACCGGTCCCGAAGGCGACCTGCTCTACCTCTCCTTCACCGGCGCGAACGGCGGATCGTTGCACCGGGTCCCCTATCGGGCCCCGGCCGCGACCGCCCTGTCCGATGCCTCGGACACGGCCACGTCCACGCATCCTCCCGGTCCACGAGGTCTGGTCGCGGAGTATGGTTTCAACGAGGGCGATGGTGAGGTCGCGGTGGACAGCGGCGGCCACCGAAACCACGGCGAGCTCTCCGGCCCGCTACGAGTGTCCGGTGGCCGATACGGGGATGGCCTGTGGTTCGACGGGGTCGATGACTGGGTCGAGGTACCCGCCTCGCGCAGTCTCGCGGCACCCTGGTTCACCGTCGAACTGTGGACCCTGCCGAGCAGCTTCCGGGATCGCTGGCAGATCGGTGCCCTTCGCGGCAGCCAGCGGGACATCGAGTACGGGCTCTACCCGAGTACCCCGGACAAGGGTCCCGGCGCGGTGGCGACGCCACGGCGGCACCGCAACGAGCTCACCACCGACGAGTTCATCTCGGTCGACGAGTGGACACACCTCGCCCTTACCTACGACGGCAGGGCACTGCGGCTGTACGTGAACGGGACGCAGGTACGGGAGCAGGAGGCCCGGGGTGCGGTATGGCCCTCCGATCCCGCCCTCTGGTTCGGCGGTACTCCGGCCGGCGAGGACCTGCTCCACGGTATCCTCGACGAGATCGGAGTCTACAACCGTGCCCTCTCGCCTGCGGAGATCGCCAAGGACATGGAACGTCCGGTGGATTGA
- the metX gene encoding homoserine O-acetyltransferase MetX, with amino-acid sequence MTAGVVPVTGAWRPGDPPGRRRWFTAPGPLPLSGGEVLPGYRLAYETWGVPSAGGGNAVLVLHALTGDSHAAGPAGAGHPTPGWWDGVIGPGRALDTRELFVVAPNVLGGCQGSTGPAGPAADGRPWGSRFPRLSIRDTVVAEAALADELGIREWALVLGGSMGGMRALEWAITFPNRVRRLLVLAACAASGADQIAWTAAQLAAIRGDPDWLGGDYHLTGSGPRCGLGTARRIAHTTYRSASELADRFGRTAQAGEDPHQGGRFAVESYLDHQAGKLAQRFDAASYVLLSEAMNRHDVGRGRAGVAAALRRIRAEVTVAGIDTDRLYPLQQQEELAAGIEGAGPVRVISSRYGHDGFLLETDQVGSLISELTSTVALSTG; translated from the coding sequence GTGACCGCGGGTGTCGTCCCGGTGACCGGCGCGTGGCGCCCGGGGGATCCACCCGGGCGGCGCCGGTGGTTCACCGCACCGGGTCCGCTGCCGCTGTCCGGGGGCGAGGTGCTGCCCGGTTACCGGCTCGCCTACGAGACCTGGGGAGTGCCGAGCGCGGGCGGTGGGAACGCGGTGCTGGTCCTGCATGCGCTGACCGGGGACAGTCACGCGGCCGGGCCCGCGGGCGCCGGCCATCCGACGCCGGGTTGGTGGGACGGGGTGATCGGCCCGGGTCGGGCGCTGGACACCAGGGAGCTGTTCGTGGTCGCGCCGAACGTGCTGGGCGGCTGCCAGGGCAGCACCGGCCCGGCAGGCCCGGCGGCGGACGGGCGGCCGTGGGGCAGCCGGTTCCCCCGGTTGTCGATCCGGGACACGGTGGTGGCGGAGGCCGCGCTCGCCGACGAGCTCGGCATCCGGGAGTGGGCACTGGTGCTCGGCGGGTCGATGGGCGGGATGCGCGCGTTGGAATGGGCGATCACCTTCCCGAACCGGGTGCGCCGCCTGCTGGTGCTGGCGGCCTGCGCGGCGAGCGGCGCCGACCAGATCGCCTGGACCGCGGCGCAGCTCGCGGCGATTCGCGGCGACCCCGACTGGCTCGGCGGTGACTACCATCTCACCGGTTCCGGGCCCCGGTGCGGGCTCGGAACCGCGCGCAGGATCGCGCACACCACCTATCGCAGCGCCTCCGAGCTCGCCGACCGGTTCGGCCGTACCGCGCAGGCGGGGGAGGATCCCCACCAGGGCGGCAGGTTCGCGGTAGAGTCCTATTTGGATCATCAGGCTGGCAAGCTGGCGCAACGTTTCGACGCCGCCAGCTACGTGCTGCTGTCCGAGGCCATGAACCGGCACGATGTCGGCAGGGGCCGTGCCGGGGTGGCCGCGGCGCTACGAAGGATACGGGCCGAGGTGACGGTGGCGGGGATCGACACCGACCGGCTGTACCCGCTCCAGCAGCAGGAGGAACTCGCCGCGGGCATCGAGGGTGCCGGCCCGGTGCGGGTGATCTCCTCGCGGTACGGGCACGACGGCTTCCTGCTCGAGACGGATCAGGTCGGCTCCCTGATCTCGGAACTGACCAGCACTGTTGCGTTGTCGACGGGGTGA
- a CDS encoding bifunctional o-acetylhomoserine/o-acetylserine sulfhydrylase produces the protein MTSTSTGWSFETRQIHAGAAPDPATGARATPIYQTTSYVFRDTQHGADLFSLAEPGNIYTRINNPTQEVLEQRVAALEGGVAAVAFASGQAAETATVLNLARAGDHLVSSASLYGGTYNLFHYTLPKLGIEVSFVTDPDDLEQWRAAARPNTKLFFAESLGNPRSNVLDVAAVARVAHDSGVPLVVDNTVPTPYLLRPIDHGADIVVHSATKYLGGHGTAIAGIVVDGGTFDFGAYPGRFPDFSEPDPSYHGLRYWEALGPGSFAAKLRVQLLRDTGAAIAPLTSFLILQGIETLSLRIQRHVANARELATWLESREEVAVVHYAGLPSSPWYAAASTYLPRGAGAVVSFDLRGGVEAGRAFVDGTRLFSQLVNIGDVRSLIVHPASTTHSQLAPEEQAVAGVTPGLVRLSVGLEGIEDLRADLEAGFLAAKEAL, from the coding sequence ATGACCAGTACATCCACCGGATGGTCGTTCGAAACCCGGCAGATTCACGCCGGTGCCGCGCCGGATCCGGCCACCGGTGCCAGGGCGACCCCGATCTACCAGACCACCTCGTACGTGTTCCGGGACACGCAGCACGGCGCGGACCTGTTCAGCCTCGCCGAGCCGGGAAACATCTACACCCGGATCAACAATCCGACCCAGGAGGTGCTCGAGCAGCGGGTGGCCGCCCTGGAGGGTGGGGTGGCGGCTGTGGCCTTCGCCTCGGGCCAGGCGGCGGAGACCGCGACCGTGCTCAACCTCGCGCGGGCGGGTGACCATCTGGTGTCCAGCGCGTCCCTGTACGGGGGCACCTACAACCTGTTCCATTACACGTTGCCGAAGCTCGGCATCGAGGTCTCCTTCGTGACCGATCCGGATGACCTGGAGCAGTGGCGGGCCGCGGCGCGGCCGAACACCAAACTGTTCTTTGCCGAGTCCCTCGGTAACCCGCGCTCCAATGTGCTCGATGTCGCCGCGGTAGCGCGGGTGGCACACGACTCGGGGGTGCCGCTGGTGGTGGACAACACCGTGCCAACCCCGTACCTGCTACGGCCGATCGACCACGGGGCGGACATCGTGGTGCATTCGGCGACGAAGTACCTCGGCGGGCACGGTACCGCCATCGCCGGAATCGTGGTGGATGGCGGAACCTTCGACTTCGGCGCGTACCCGGGCCGGTTCCCGGACTTCTCCGAACCGGACCCGAGCTACCACGGGTTGCGCTACTGGGAAGCGCTCGGGCCCGGCTCGTTCGCCGCGAAGCTGCGGGTGCAACTGCTCCGCGACACCGGCGCCGCGATCGCCCCGCTCACCAGTTTCCTGATCCTGCAAGGCATCGAGACACTCTCGCTGCGGATCCAGCGGCATGTCGCCAACGCGCGGGAGCTGGCGACCTGGCTCGAGTCCCGGGAGGAGGTGGCGGTGGTGCACTACGCGGGCCTGCCGTCGAGTCCGTGGTACGCCGCGGCGTCGACGTACCTGCCCCGGGGTGCCGGTGCGGTGGTGTCCTTCGACCTGCGTGGCGGCGTCGAGGCGGGACGCGCCTTCGTGGACGGCACCCGGCTGTTCAGCCAACTGGTCAACATCGGCGATGTGCGTAGCCTGATCGTGCACCCGGCGAGCACCACGCATTCCCAGCTCGCCCCCGAGGAGCAGGCCGTGGCCGGGGTCACGCCCGGCCTCGTGCGGCTGTCGGTCGGGCTGGAGGGAATCGAGGATCTCCGGGCCGACCTGGAGGCGGGATTCCTGGCGGCGAAGGAAGCGCTGTGA
- a CDS encoding helix-turn-helix domain-containing protein yields the protein MEDVLAGVGPRLKHIRQQRRCTLASLSETTGISVSTLSRMESGQRKPSLELLLPIAQAHQVPLDELVGAPPVGDPRVRLKPVKRGDATVVPLTQRPGGLQAFKMVIGRDRSSPDPRTHEGYEWLYVLNGKLRLVLADHDVVLTTGEAAEFDTRLPHWFGSTGEAPVEIISLFGPQGERMHIRAKPRDKK from the coding sequence ATGGAAGACGTACTCGCCGGCGTCGGGCCGCGCCTCAAGCACATCCGGCAGCAGCGCCGGTGCACGCTCGCCTCGCTGTCGGAGACCACCGGGATCTCGGTCAGCACGCTGTCCAGGATGGAGTCCGGGCAGCGCAAGCCCAGCCTCGAACTGCTGCTGCCGATCGCGCAGGCGCATCAGGTGCCGTTGGACGAGTTGGTCGGCGCCCCGCCGGTCGGTGACCCGCGGGTGCGGCTGAAACCGGTCAAGCGTGGGGACGCCACGGTGGTTCCGCTCACCCAGCGGCCGGGCGGGCTGCAGGCGTTCAAAATGGTCATCGGGCGCGACCGGAGCAGTCCCGATCCACGAACCCACGAGGGTTACGAGTGGTTGTACGTGCTCAACGGGAAGCTCCGGTTGGTGCTCGCCGACCACGACGTCGTGCTCACGACCGGGGAGGCAGCGGAATTCGACACCCGGCTCCCGCACTGGTTCGGCAGCACGGGGGAGGCGCCGGTGGAGATCATCAGCCTGTTCGGACCACAGGGCGAACGTATGCACATCCGGGCGAAACCGCGCGACAAGAAATAG
- a CDS encoding ROK family transcriptional regulator: MADAVDTAVPAVLRRVVGSGGNNGNGVRESNAAAVLAAVRVAAPLSRAEIARRTGLSVPTVSRQVGELIELELLRDLPGPLREGGVGRPTVPVELNDVVAACGVHIGVTTTTYGLADLRGNLLTSERVPTPTTGAARALAELGAAVRALCRSWPDRRIIGVGLATGGRVDDLHGLLEHERLGWSGVPARAALAEATGLPVRLNGHLPAMAAAELLFGDAGLHRSSLYFYARQTVGVAIAAHGRLHRGPGRAGTIAHLPVGGDAACPCGRTGCLEATVAEQRVVEAAARTEVISLPDIGALREAALAGSARARRILSERARALGRAVGLLRDIVDPELVVLGGQAITDAPEYLDDLLRAFADTTVLPGTDLVQVTRFGPDVQAVAACAGLLAELYDHPLSFGSGGS, translated from the coding sequence ATGGCGGACGCCGTTGACACCGCGGTGCCCGCGGTATTGCGTCGTGTCGTGGGCAGCGGGGGGAACAACGGCAACGGCGTACGCGAGTCGAACGCCGCCGCGGTGCTGGCGGCGGTGCGGGTGGCCGCGCCGCTGTCCCGTGCGGAGATCGCGCGGCGCACCGGGCTGAGCGTACCCACGGTGAGCCGGCAGGTGGGAGAACTGATCGAGCTCGAGTTGCTGCGTGACCTGCCCGGCCCGCTCCGCGAGGGTGGCGTCGGCAGGCCGACCGTGCCGGTAGAGTTGAACGACGTGGTGGCCGCCTGCGGGGTGCACATCGGGGTGACGACCACCACCTACGGCCTTGCCGACCTGCGCGGCAATCTGCTCACCAGCGAGCGCGTGCCCACCCCGACCACCGGTGCCGCGCGGGCGCTCGCCGAGCTCGGCGCGGCGGTCCGGGCGTTGTGCCGATCCTGGCCGGACCGCCGGATCATCGGCGTGGGCCTGGCCACCGGTGGGCGGGTCGACGACCTGCACGGCCTGCTCGAGCACGAGCGGCTGGGCTGGTCCGGTGTCCCGGCGCGGGCGGCGCTCGCGGAGGCCACCGGTCTTCCGGTGCGCCTGAACGGGCACCTGCCCGCGATGGCGGCGGCGGAGCTGCTGTTCGGTGACGCCGGCCTGCACCGCAGCTCGCTGTACTTCTACGCGCGGCAGACGGTCGGTGTCGCCATCGCCGCGCACGGGCGGCTGCACCGCGGACCCGGGCGCGCCGGCACGATCGCGCACCTTCCGGTCGGCGGGGACGCCGCCTGCCCCTGCGGCCGCACCGGCTGCCTGGAAGCCACGGTCGCCGAGCAGCGGGTGGTCGAGGCCGCGGCCCGAACCGAAGTGATCAGCCTGCCGGACATCGGGGCGCTGCGGGAGGCCGCGCTCGCGGGCAGCGCCCGTGCCCGGCGGATCCTGAGCGAGCGGGCACGGGCACTGGGGCGAGCGGTCGGGCTGCTGCGGGACATCGTGGACCCCGAGCTGGTGGTGCTCGGCGGGCAGGCCATCACGGACGCGCCGGAGTACCTGGACGACCTGCTGCGCGCCTTCGCCGATACGACCGTGCTCCCGGGCACCGACCTCGTGCAGGTCACCCGGTTCGGGCCCGATGTGCAGGCGGTGGCGGCCTGTGCCGGGCTGCTCGCCGAGCTCTACGACCACCCGCTCTCGTTCGGCTCAGGCGGCTCCTGA
- a CDS encoding MFS transporter, producing MSNLGAAYWRLWTSSGLSNLADGLVKVGLPLVAVQFTRSPTLIAGLAFAATVPWLLFALPAGALADRLDRRGAMLGANLLRGSLLGALALVVLLDLGSIWALYLVAFGLGVAETIHDTAAQSIMPQLVPGDQLSRANGRLYAVELTANEFAGPTLAGFLVATGAAVALAAPSALWVLAVAALLLVRGRFRVEREGNTTLRAEIAEGLRFLWRNRLLRTFAAMTGAVNFATSATTALLVLYAVGPASPMGLSEQAYGVLLATMAAGSLLGSLVTAWLERVLGRARCLMLSTVSAALLVGIPAVTVNPYLIGAAFFLGGAGIIGWNVVVVSLRQRITPPHLLGRMNSGFRLVAWGTRPLGAVAGGLLAELLGLRAVFALMALVVLGALAGMRIVTDTAMHDAERAPEGALLPDGGRR from the coding sequence GTGTCGAACCTCGGTGCCGCCTACTGGCGGCTGTGGACCTCCTCCGGCCTTTCCAACCTGGCGGACGGGCTGGTCAAGGTCGGGCTGCCGCTGGTGGCCGTGCAGTTCACCCGGTCACCCACGCTGATCGCAGGACTGGCCTTCGCGGCGACCGTGCCGTGGCTGCTGTTCGCCCTGCCCGCGGGCGCGCTCGCCGACCGGCTGGATCGCCGCGGGGCGATGCTCGGCGCCAACCTGCTGCGCGGGTCGTTGCTGGGCGCACTGGCGCTGGTCGTGCTGCTGGACCTCGGCTCGATCTGGGCGTTGTACCTGGTCGCGTTCGGCCTCGGCGTCGCCGAGACGATCCACGACACCGCGGCCCAGTCGATCATGCCGCAGCTGGTGCCCGGCGATCAGCTTTCCCGCGCGAACGGGCGGCTGTACGCGGTCGAGCTGACCGCCAACGAGTTCGCCGGCCCAACGCTGGCTGGGTTCCTGGTGGCGACGGGCGCGGCCGTCGCGCTGGCGGCGCCGAGCGCGCTGTGGGTGCTGGCCGTCGCCGCGCTGCTGCTGGTGCGCGGCCGGTTCCGGGTCGAGCGGGAAGGGAACACCACCCTGCGTGCCGAGATCGCGGAGGGGTTGCGCTTCCTGTGGCGAAACCGGTTGCTGCGCACGTTCGCCGCGATGACCGGCGCGGTCAACTTCGCCACCAGTGCGACCACCGCACTGCTCGTGCTGTACGCGGTCGGACCTGCCTCCCCGATGGGGCTGTCCGAGCAGGCCTACGGCGTACTGCTGGCCACCATGGCCGCCGGGAGCCTACTCGGATCCCTCGTCACCGCGTGGCTGGAGCGAGTGCTCGGCAGGGCGCGGTGCCTGATGCTGTCCACAGTGTCCGCCGCACTGCTGGTCGGTATCCCGGCTGTGACCGTGAACCCCTACCTGATCGGCGCCGCGTTCTTCCTCGGCGGCGCCGGCATCATCGGCTGGAACGTGGTCGTGGTCTCGCTGCGCCAGCGGATCACGCCCCCGCACCTGCTGGGGCGGATGAACAGTGGATTCCGCCTTGTCGCATGGGGCACCAGGCCGCTGGGTGCCGTCGCCGGTGGCCTGCTGGCGGAACTGCTCGGGCTGCGTGCGGTGTTCGCCCTGATGGCACTGGTGGTGCTCGGCGCGCTGGCCGGTATGCGGATCGTGACCGACACCGCGATGCACGACGCCGAACGCGCACCGGAGGGCGCGTTGCTCCCGGATGGCGGACGCCGTTGA
- a CDS encoding ArsR/SmtB family transcription factor, with amino-acid sequence MRDQHTEESAPGPRERRAVTAEEAKALGHPLRQRILRLCRQRELTNKQLADRLGRDPGTVLYHVRQLVEAGLLAQAEVRTGDSGALEKPYRSTTHTWWLSIPVAEAGSTPLEAFQEEFAEAGPDSLRTFARFMLHLSAEDVAELDRRICAVIDEYVETDDRRLDQPVHGGIVVLHRLAE; translated from the coding sequence ATGCGGGATCAGCACACCGAGGAGTCCGCGCCTGGCCCGCGGGAACGACGTGCGGTCACGGCGGAAGAGGCCAAGGCGCTGGGGCATCCGTTGCGGCAGCGCATCCTGCGGTTGTGCCGGCAGCGGGAACTGACCAACAAGCAGCTGGCCGACCGGCTGGGCCGGGACCCGGGCACCGTGCTCTACCACGTCCGCCAGCTGGTCGAGGCCGGCCTGCTGGCCCAGGCGGAGGTGCGCACCGGTGACAGCGGCGCCCTGGAGAAGCCCTACCGGTCGACCACCCACACCTGGTGGCTGAGCATCCCGGTCGCCGAGGCCGGGTCCACCCCGCTCGAGGCGTTCCAGGAGGAGTTCGCCGAGGCGGGCCCGGACTCCCTGCGTACCTTCGCGCGTTTCATGCTGCACCTGTCCGCCGAGGATGTGGCCGAGCTGGATCGGCGCATCTGCGCGGTGATCGACGAGTACGTGGAGACCGACGACCGGCGCCTCGACCAGCCGGTGCACGGCGGCATCGTGGTCCTGCACCGACTCGCCGAATGA